A section of the Engystomops pustulosus chromosome 3, aEngPut4.maternal, whole genome shotgun sequence genome encodes:
- the MFSD4B gene encoding sodium-dependent glucose transporter 1 isoform X1: MATGNGKKKKQVRFARAEEDEAGDEEEEDTLFEKRSASVRGGRGNEEGGSRRRRVEDEVRLVPGGLRGRDGQQCGGLRCCVTAVMCAAFLGLGMAISVLGPTFPELAENVGSTVGNISYVFVGRSLGYLCGSVLGGVLFDRINQHLLLGLSMLATCGGLLMLPWCKKAIFLIGVMSVVGTSMGFLDTGGNVVILNTWGDESGPHVQALHFSFALGAFLAPILAKLIPEILPLEKIHIIGSQVVPADNRTSQKLLDLPLGIKKPMLSYIVISTYLLLVSLFLFILYSKTQSNQSSIKSSEDKLRTAKHHNAIIFLLFLFFFCYVGAEVAYGSYIFTYSITTVGMDHDKAAGLNSIFWGLFAAVRGLAICVATCLYPGTMLLLSMIGCAVASLFLLLFHTHPIVLWVGSALYGASMATTFPSGFSWAQQYTTIGGKAASLFVVGAALGEMAIPASVGYLQGMFPTYPVLMYAILASSVLTAILFPVMYKLATYPRNKTRWDGVETEDRQALLSGPGIEEEEEDAQLWNDADFEAIEMNDQSKNCCNTVMQASTSEVTSTSEASNQLVTKNGAASEPIANRSPSFKLNADREKND; encoded by the exons ATGGCAACGGGgaacgggaagaagaagaagcagGTGCGCTTCGCCCGAGCCGAGGAGGACGAGGCCGGAgacgaggaggaagaggacacgtTGTTTGAGAAGCGCTCAGCGAGTGTGAGAGGCGGACGGGGGAATGAGGAAGGCGGGAGCCGTCGGCGGAGAGTGGAGGATGAAGTGCGCTTGGTTCCGGGAGGCCTGAGGGGCAGAGACGGGCAGCAGTGCGGGGGACTGAGGTGCTGTGTGACCGCCGTCATGTGCGCCGCCTTCCTGGGGCTG GGCATGGCTATATCGGTTTTGGGTCCAACGTTCCCTGAACTAGCTGAAAATGTGGGAAGCACTGTTGGAAACATTTCCTACGTTTTTGTGGGAAGGTCATTAGGATATCTCTGTGGTTCTGTCTTAGGAGGTGTCCTATTTGACCGCATAAACCAGCACCTCCTCCTAG GATTGTCAATGCTGGCAACTTGTGGTGGACTTTTGATGTTGCCATGGTGTAAGAAGGCCATATTTCTTATTGGAGTTATGTCTGTTGTTGGAACTTCCATGGGATTCCTAGACACTG GTGGAAATGTTGTCATTCTGAACACCTGGGGAGATGAATCTGGACCACACGTGCAAGCACTCCACTTCAGTTTTGCTTTAGGGGCTTTCTTAGCTCCAATTTTGGCAAAACTAATCCCAGAAATTTTGCCGCTCGAAAAAATTCACATTATAGGAAGCCAGGTGGTACCGGCTGACAACAGAACATCCCAGAAACTACTGGATTTGCCTCTGGGAATTAAAAAACCCATGTTATCTTATATTGTTATTTCCACATATCTTTTGCTGGTttccttatttttatttattttgtacagCAAAACACAATCAAACCAATCATCCATCAAGAGTTCAGAAGATAAATTACGGACAGCCAAACATCACAATGCTAttatatttcttctttttttgttttttttctgctatGTTGGTGCAGAAGTTGCTTATGGTTCTTATATTTTTACCTATTCCATCACTACTGTTGGAATGGACCATGATAAAGCAGCTGGACTTAATTCAATATTTTGGGGACTGTTTGCTGCAGTTCGAGGCTTGGCCATCTGTGTTGCAACATGTTTATATCCTGGCACTATGCTGCTGCTTAGTATGATTGGctgtgctgtggcatcactgttcTTACTTTTATTTCATACCCACCCCATTGTGCTGTGGGTTGGCAGTGCCCTTTATGGTGCCTCCATGGCTACCACGTTTCCTAGTGGGTTTTCTTGGGCACAGCAGTATACAACAATAGGAGGAAAGGCTGCCTCTTTATTTGTTGTTGGGGCTGCATTAGGCGAAATGGCTATTCCTGCTTCTGTAGGTTACCTTCAGGGAATGTTTCCCACTTATCCAGTACTTATGTATGCAATCTTGGCCTCTTCTGTGTTGACTGCCATTCTGTTCCCAGTTATGTATAAACTGGCCACATATCCAAGAAACAAAACTCGATGGGATGGAGTTGAAACCGAGGACAGACAGGCTTTACTTTCAGGCCCTGGtatagaagaggaggaagaggatgcCCAGCTCTGGAATGATGCAGATTTTGAAGCTATTGAAATGAATGACCAAAGTAAAAACTGCTGCAACACTGTGATGCAAGCAAGCACGTCAGAAGTTACTTCAACATCCGAAGCCAGCAACCAATTGGTAACAAAAAATGGGGCAGCAAGTGAACCGATTGCTAATAGATCTCCCTCATTCAAACTGAATGCAGACAGAGAAAAAAATGACTAG
- the MFSD4B gene encoding sodium-dependent glucose transporter 1 isoform X3 → MAISVLGPTFPELAENVGSTVGNISYVFVGRSLGYLCGSVLGGVLFDRINQHLLLGLSMLATCGGLLMLPWCKKAIFLIGVMSVVGTSMGFLDTGGNVVILNTWGDESGPHVQALHFSFALGAFLAPILAKLIPEILPLEKIHIIGSQVVPADNRTSQKLLDLPLGIKKPMLSYIVISTYLLLVSLFLFILYSKTQSNQSSIKSSEDKLRTAKHHNAIIFLLFLFFFCYVGAEVAYGSYIFTYSITTVGMDHDKAAGLNSIFWGLFAAVRGLAICVATCLYPGTMLLLSMIGCAVASLFLLLFHTHPIVLWVGSALYGASMATTFPSGFSWAQQYTTIGGKAASLFVVGAALGEMAIPASVGYLQGMFPTYPVLMYAILASSVLTAILFPVMYKLATYPRNKTRWDGVETEDRQALLSGPGIEEEEEDAQLWNDADFEAIEMNDQSKNCCNTVMQASTSEVTSTSEASNQLVTKNGAASEPIANRSPSFKLNADREKND, encoded by the exons ATGGCTATATCGGTTTTGGGTCCAACGTTCCCTGAACTAGCTGAAAATGTGGGAAGCACTGTTGGAAACATTTCCTACGTTTTTGTGGGAAGGTCATTAGGATATCTCTGTGGTTCTGTCTTAGGAGGTGTCCTATTTGACCGCATAAACCAGCACCTCCTCCTAG GATTGTCAATGCTGGCAACTTGTGGTGGACTTTTGATGTTGCCATGGTGTAAGAAGGCCATATTTCTTATTGGAGTTATGTCTGTTGTTGGAACTTCCATGGGATTCCTAGACACTG GTGGAAATGTTGTCATTCTGAACACCTGGGGAGATGAATCTGGACCACACGTGCAAGCACTCCACTTCAGTTTTGCTTTAGGGGCTTTCTTAGCTCCAATTTTGGCAAAACTAATCCCAGAAATTTTGCCGCTCGAAAAAATTCACATTATAGGAAGCCAGGTGGTACCGGCTGACAACAGAACATCCCAGAAACTACTGGATTTGCCTCTGGGAATTAAAAAACCCATGTTATCTTATATTGTTATTTCCACATATCTTTTGCTGGTttccttatttttatttattttgtacagCAAAACACAATCAAACCAATCATCCATCAAGAGTTCAGAAGATAAATTACGGACAGCCAAACATCACAATGCTAttatatttcttctttttttgttttttttctgctatGTTGGTGCAGAAGTTGCTTATGGTTCTTATATTTTTACCTATTCCATCACTACTGTTGGAATGGACCATGATAAAGCAGCTGGACTTAATTCAATATTTTGGGGACTGTTTGCTGCAGTTCGAGGCTTGGCCATCTGTGTTGCAACATGTTTATATCCTGGCACTATGCTGCTGCTTAGTATGATTGGctgtgctgtggcatcactgttcTTACTTTTATTTCATACCCACCCCATTGTGCTGTGGGTTGGCAGTGCCCTTTATGGTGCCTCCATGGCTACCACGTTTCCTAGTGGGTTTTCTTGGGCACAGCAGTATACAACAATAGGAGGAAAGGCTGCCTCTTTATTTGTTGTTGGGGCTGCATTAGGCGAAATGGCTATTCCTGCTTCTGTAGGTTACCTTCAGGGAATGTTTCCCACTTATCCAGTACTTATGTATGCAATCTTGGCCTCTTCTGTGTTGACTGCCATTCTGTTCCCAGTTATGTATAAACTGGCCACATATCCAAGAAACAAAACTCGATGGGATGGAGTTGAAACCGAGGACAGACAGGCTTTACTTTCAGGCCCTGGtatagaagaggaggaagaggatgcCCAGCTCTGGAATGATGCAGATTTTGAAGCTATTGAAATGAATGACCAAAGTAAAAACTGCTGCAACACTGTGATGCAAGCAAGCACGTCAGAAGTTACTTCAACATCCGAAGCCAGCAACCAATTGGTAACAAAAAATGGGGCAGCAAGTGAACCGATTGCTAATAGATCTCCCTCATTCAAACTGAATGCAGACAGAGAAAAAAATGACTAG
- the MFSD4B gene encoding sodium-dependent glucose transporter 1 isoform X2 produces MINQGHLLLAPDTMNVGMAISVLGPTFPELAENVGSTVGNISYVFVGRSLGYLCGSVLGGVLFDRINQHLLLGLSMLATCGGLLMLPWCKKAIFLIGVMSVVGTSMGFLDTGGNVVILNTWGDESGPHVQALHFSFALGAFLAPILAKLIPEILPLEKIHIIGSQVVPADNRTSQKLLDLPLGIKKPMLSYIVISTYLLLVSLFLFILYSKTQSNQSSIKSSEDKLRTAKHHNAIIFLLFLFFFCYVGAEVAYGSYIFTYSITTVGMDHDKAAGLNSIFWGLFAAVRGLAICVATCLYPGTMLLLSMIGCAVASLFLLLFHTHPIVLWVGSALYGASMATTFPSGFSWAQQYTTIGGKAASLFVVGAALGEMAIPASVGYLQGMFPTYPVLMYAILASSVLTAILFPVMYKLATYPRNKTRWDGVETEDRQALLSGPGIEEEEEDAQLWNDADFEAIEMNDQSKNCCNTVMQASTSEVTSTSEASNQLVTKNGAASEPIANRSPSFKLNADREKND; encoded by the exons atgataaaccagggacacttactcctagctCCAGATAccatgaatgtg GGCATGGCTATATCGGTTTTGGGTCCAACGTTCCCTGAACTAGCTGAAAATGTGGGAAGCACTGTTGGAAACATTTCCTACGTTTTTGTGGGAAGGTCATTAGGATATCTCTGTGGTTCTGTCTTAGGAGGTGTCCTATTTGACCGCATAAACCAGCACCTCCTCCTAG GATTGTCAATGCTGGCAACTTGTGGTGGACTTTTGATGTTGCCATGGTGTAAGAAGGCCATATTTCTTATTGGAGTTATGTCTGTTGTTGGAACTTCCATGGGATTCCTAGACACTG GTGGAAATGTTGTCATTCTGAACACCTGGGGAGATGAATCTGGACCACACGTGCAAGCACTCCACTTCAGTTTTGCTTTAGGGGCTTTCTTAGCTCCAATTTTGGCAAAACTAATCCCAGAAATTTTGCCGCTCGAAAAAATTCACATTATAGGAAGCCAGGTGGTACCGGCTGACAACAGAACATCCCAGAAACTACTGGATTTGCCTCTGGGAATTAAAAAACCCATGTTATCTTATATTGTTATTTCCACATATCTTTTGCTGGTttccttatttttatttattttgtacagCAAAACACAATCAAACCAATCATCCATCAAGAGTTCAGAAGATAAATTACGGACAGCCAAACATCACAATGCTAttatatttcttctttttttgttttttttctgctatGTTGGTGCAGAAGTTGCTTATGGTTCTTATATTTTTACCTATTCCATCACTACTGTTGGAATGGACCATGATAAAGCAGCTGGACTTAATTCAATATTTTGGGGACTGTTTGCTGCAGTTCGAGGCTTGGCCATCTGTGTTGCAACATGTTTATATCCTGGCACTATGCTGCTGCTTAGTATGATTGGctgtgctgtggcatcactgttcTTACTTTTATTTCATACCCACCCCATTGTGCTGTGGGTTGGCAGTGCCCTTTATGGTGCCTCCATGGCTACCACGTTTCCTAGTGGGTTTTCTTGGGCACAGCAGTATACAACAATAGGAGGAAAGGCTGCCTCTTTATTTGTTGTTGGGGCTGCATTAGGCGAAATGGCTATTCCTGCTTCTGTAGGTTACCTTCAGGGAATGTTTCCCACTTATCCAGTACTTATGTATGCAATCTTGGCCTCTTCTGTGTTGACTGCCATTCTGTTCCCAGTTATGTATAAACTGGCCACATATCCAAGAAACAAAACTCGATGGGATGGAGTTGAAACCGAGGACAGACAGGCTTTACTTTCAGGCCCTGGtatagaagaggaggaagaggatgcCCAGCTCTGGAATGATGCAGATTTTGAAGCTATTGAAATGAATGACCAAAGTAAAAACTGCTGCAACACTGTGATGCAAGCAAGCACGTCAGAAGTTACTTCAACATCCGAAGCCAGCAACCAATTGGTAACAAAAAATGGGGCAGCAAGTGAACCGATTGCTAATAGATCTCCCTCATTCAAACTGAATGCAGACAGAGAAAAAAATGACTAG